Below is a genomic region from Nitrospirota bacterium.
CTGCCACATGTTGTGGAAGGTGTCGTCTTTGTAGTCAAAGTCCACTGCCCAGTAGTCAATGTAATCAGTAAATTTCTTGACCTTCTCTCTCACTTCTTCAGGTAGATACTCTGGATTAGCGATAACAAAATCCTTCAGGGTAATGTTTAGGGTCTTTTTATTCAATTTATGCTCTATCTCGAGATAATTGAGGTCAAAGAACTTAACTTCTTCCCTTGTTGCATCTCTGACTTCTAAGGCTTCTCGTGGAATCTGCACCAGCCGAATCTTAACAGAATGTTCGTCACCGATTCTATCAACCAAATCATGAAGCCCCATCTCAAAATCCCAGCCGAGGATGTCCACTGACTTTACCCCTGCTACAGCACATTCTTTGACCGTCTCCCTTATTTCCCTCTCAGTTACAATAGAATCCACATCACCGATATGCACCATCCTGCCTGCTTTCTTTCCGTGAATGGTAACATAGCCCGAGATAGGTTCAGCACGGTAAAGTTTCAGAATAAAGTCAATATATCGGCTAACACCATTCTCTTTCAGTTTTGCCTTCTGGTATTTGCCAAGGTTTAAAACTTCAAAGGGCTTGCACTCTTTAATATCTAAAAGTCTTTTGCGGGTAGTGTGAATGGCAAACTTGGATAAATCAGAGCCAATCCACCGCCTGCCAAGTGTTTCAGCAACTGCAAGTGTAGTCCCTGAACCACAGAAAAAGTCGGCGACAAGGTCACCTTCATTTGAGGAGGCTTTGATGATACGCTCCAAAAGGGCTTCGGGTTTTTGGGTGTCATAGCCTAACAACTCGCTTCTATATCTTTCCGTAGCCCAAATATCAATCCACCAATCTTCTAATACCTTGCCCCTTTCTTCTAACATTTTTATTTCTTCAATTTGTTCTTCAGGAATTTGTTCTTTTCTCACTCTCCCAAATGTCTCAACTTTACCTGTATCGTGAAGACCACTTTTATGGGGTATTGTTAATTGATTAAATTTATAGCCCGACGTTTTGGAATAGAATAATAAAATATCGTGTTTTTTTGAAAAAGCCTTTGGTGTCTTTCTTGGACCAGTATAGCACCACACAATCTCATTCCTGAAATTCTCCTTCCCAAAAACCTCATCCATAATTAACTTCACATAATGCCCCACATGCCAATCAAGGTGGACATAGATAGAGCCATTATCAGCCAATAGCTCCCTCATCAATACAAGCCTGTCATACATCATTTGAAGGTATGAATCTAAGCCCCTGCCCCATGTATCCCGATAGGCTTTCTCCTCAATAACGGATGCCTCTTTTGTCCATTCCAAATCTCCGAGTTTGATGTTAATGGAAAAATCTGCCCCTGTGGCAAAGGGCGGGTCAATGTAGATAAGGGTTATCTTTCCTGCAAATTCAGGCAAAAGGGAAGTCATGATATATTTATTATCACCCCAGATGAGTTTGTTTCTCCAGAGATCATCCTTTGCCTGCTTGGTGAAGATGTCTCTTTGTGCCTTCTCTCTATCCGCTTTGCTTTCATTGATGGTCTCCACAACCTGAAAAGGAAGCACAACCCTCTCCACCTCTGTCCGCTTCCCGGGCCAATAGAGCCCTGTCTGATTGACCTCATTTGTTTTATTATTCTTTGCCATCTTCAATTATTCTATTCAAAAACAAGCTTATCAACAAGCAAAATTCATCCTCCACCAATACGAATTTTCTTTTTATAATGTCTTTCTTCAATCGCTCAATCTCAGCAAGAAGTTTTTCTTTTTCCAAATCATCTTCTTTCTTGGCAGCCATTTTAAATAATTCTTTCTCCTTAAAACCCAAACTCAGCCTGCGGGTTTTCCTTTTTAATAATGCCCTTAATCAGGTTTACAAACTTGACTGCTGTATCAAATGCATTATCAGCCTCTGTCTTGGAAATAGAGATGTCAATCTCATAGGTGAAGATATTCCGCTTCCTCCTCATCCTGTCAAAAAGTTCAACTATTTCCTTAAACTCCTTCCCTAAAAAATGGAACATGAAATCTACGACTGTTTTATGCTGGTATCCGTCAGACGGGCGGAAGCCTTTTAAGAGCATAAACGCCCTTGCTGAACGCAGCATTGCAAGATAGGCTACTGCATAGGCGATACCTTCATCAATGATTAAATTGGCCTTTGCAGTCTGCAAGTCTTTTTGGGCGCGTAGTATTAATTTTTCTGCTGATTTTAAGTCAGACCTCTGCCTTTTTATCAGTCCCTTCGCCAAATAGTCTTCTGTAAATTTCTTATAGGTCATCTTCGCTGCCCACAATAAATATCTTTGGGTTTTCAAGAAGGTCAATTGTAAATGAATTCTTTTCTTTCACCTTCTTTTTAAACTCATCTGTTGTAAATATGCTGTAATTTATTTCTCTCTTCAGAAGTTTTTCAAGTCTTCTTATCTCTCTTAATAATATGGAGTCGTCAATTTTGCCCACAATAAACAAATCAATGTCACTCCCGACAGCTTCTTCCTTTTTCGCAAAAGAGCCGTAAATAAAGGAAGCTTCAATACCTTTAATCTTGCTCAAACTCTCTTTGAGCAATCCCTGAATGCCTATGGTCTTAAATACAATGCTTTTTAATTCTTCAAATAAAGGGTATGACTTATTGAGAGAATAGTAAACCAGGTTGCCTTTTTTAGATGTTACAAAAATCCCCGCATCTTCCAATCTGGTGAGTTCCTTGCGGATCATGCTGACAGGAATATCAAGGATGCGCTCCAATTCCCTCAAGTAATATTCATTGTTAGGGTTGGTAAAGTAGAGTCTGAACAACTCTTTCCGCGTCCTTGATTTGAATATCTTTGCAATGTCCATAATTGTAATATTATTACATTACAATTGTAATATATTTATATTACATATATAACTGGCTTATATCAATCCATCTTCCTTAAAACTAAAAAATCCATTTTTTGTGATAATTATATGGTCCATAACCTCAATGCCTAAAATTTTACCACCCTCTACTAATCTTTTTGTAATCGTTAAATCATCCTCAGATGGTTCAGGGTCGCCAGAGGGATGATTGTGAGCTAAAATTACAGAGGCAGCACTGTATGAAATAGCTTCTTTAAAAACTTCTCGTGGATGCACTAAGTTGGAATTTAATGTCCCAATAGAGATAGTTGAGATACCAATAATTTTATTGCGTGTATTGATTTTCCTTATACTATGCCACTCTAAAATCTTCAGTCTATATTCAGCCATCTTTTCTTAAGACTTAAAATTTTTTCTCCCTCACCCAATTCAAACCTTACTCTAATTGTGGATTTTCTTTTTTATAATGTCTTTACTTTTCACTTCCTTTTTAAAACCCTCTCCATTATTTCTCTTT
It encodes:
- a CDS encoding nucleotidyltransferase domain-containing protein, whose protein sequence is MDIAKIFKSRTRKELFRLYFTNPNNEYYLRELERILDIPVSMIRKELTRLEDAGIFVTSKKGNLVYYSLNKSYPLFEELKSIVFKTIGIQGLLKESLSKIKGIEASFIYGSFAKKEEAVGSDIDLFIVGKIDDSILLREIRRLEKLLKREINYSIFTTDEFKKKVKEKNSFTIDLLENPKIFIVGSEDDL
- a CDS encoding site-specific DNA-methyltransferase, whose translation is MAKNNKTNEVNQTGLYWPGKRTEVERVVLPFQVVETINESKADREKAQRDIFTKQAKDDLWRNKLIWGDNKYIMTSLLPEFAGKITLIYIDPPFATGADFSINIKLGDLEWTKEASVIEEKAYRDTWGRGLDSYLQMMYDRLVLMRELLADNGSIYVHLDWHVGHYVKLIMDEVFGKENFRNEIVWCYTGPRKTPKAFSKKHDILLFYSKTSGYKFNQLTIPHKSGLHDTGKVETFGRVRKEQIPEEQIEEIKMLEERGKVLEDWWIDIWATERYRSELLGYDTQKPEALLERIIKASSNEGDLVADFFCGSGTTLAVAETLGRRWIGSDLSKFAIHTTRKRLLDIKECKPFEVLNLGKYQKAKLKENGVSRYIDFILKLYRAEPISGYVTIHGKKAGRMVHIGDVDSIVTEREIRETVKECAVAGVKSVDILGWDFEMGLHDLVDRIGDEHSVKIRLVQIPREALEVRDATREEVKFFDLNYLEIEHKLNKKTLNITLKDFVIANPEYLPEEVREKVKKFTDYIDYWAVDFDYKDDTFHNMWQSFRTRKHPSLETKCYHTYERTGKYQVLVKVVDIFGNDTNKLISLEV
- a CDS encoding HEPN domain-containing protein, whose amino-acid sequence is MTYKKFTEDYLAKGLIKRQRSDLKSAEKLILRAQKDLQTAKANLIIDEGIAYAVAYLAMLRSARAFMLLKGFRPSDGYQHKTVVDFMFHFLGKEFKEIVELFDRMRRKRNIFTYEIDISISKTEADNAFDTAVKFVNLIKGIIKKENPQAEFGF